The Callospermophilus lateralis isolate mCalLat2 chromosome 3, mCalLat2.hap1, whole genome shotgun sequence genome has a segment encoding these proteins:
- the LOC143394382 gene encoding small ubiquitin-related modifier 2-like: MADEKPKEGVKTENNDHITLKVAGQDGSEVQFKIKRPLSKLMKAYCERQDTPAQLEMEDEDTIDVFQQQTRGVY, from the exons ATGGCCGACGAAAAGCCCAAGGAAGGAGTCAAGACTGAGAACAACGATCATATTACCTTGAAGGTGGCGGGGCAGGATGGTTCTGAGGTGCAGTTTAAGATTAAGAGACCACTTAGTAAACTAATGAAAGCATATTGTGAACGACAGG ACACACCTGCACAGTTGGAAATGGAGGATGAAGATACAATTGATGTGTTCCAGCAGCAGACAAGAGGTGTCTACTAA